In the Clostridium beijerinckii genome, one interval contains:
- a CDS encoding DedA family protein: MNTVTYLIDIFLHLDKYLGFIINNYGFETYLLLFFIIFLETGLVVTPFLPGDSLIFAAAAFAAMGMLNIYALLGLLMVAAILGDTVNYEIGRIFGDKLINIAGGKLIKKEHLDKTNKFYEKHGGKTIIFARFIPIVRTLAPFVAGIGKMQYRHFISFNAIGGILWVLVVSALGFFFGNIPVVKKNFEFVIIAIIFISIVPVIVEFLRSKMKKTNQTV; the protein is encoded by the coding sequence ATGAATACAGTTACTTATTTAATTGATATATTCTTGCATCTTGATAAATATCTAGGATTCATAATAAACAATTATGGATTTGAAACATATTTGCTACTATTTTTCATAATATTTTTGGAAACAGGATTAGTAGTAACTCCATTTTTGCCAGGAGATTCGTTAATATTCGCCGCTGCTGCTTTTGCTGCTATGGGAATGCTTAATATATATGCGTTACTAGGACTTTTAATGGTTGCAGCAATCTTAGGAGACACAGTTAATTATGAAATAGGAAGAATTTTTGGCGATAAACTTATTAATATTGCTGGCGGGAAACTTATTAAGAAAGAACACTTAGATAAAACTAATAAATTCTATGAAAAGCATGGTGGAAAAACAATAATATTTGCAAGATTTATCCCAATAGTCCGTACGCTAGCACCATTTGTAGCTGGAATAGGAAAGATGCAATATAGGCACTTTATTTCGTTTAATGCAATAGGCGGAATTCTATGGGTATTAGTAGTTTCAGCACTAGGATTTTTCTTTGGAAACATTCCAGTAGTTAAAAAGAACTTTGAATTTGTAATTATAGCAATCATATTTATATCTATCGTACCAGTTATCGTTGAATTCTTAAGAAGCAAGATGAAAAAGACTAATCAAACAGTATAA
- a CDS encoding LysM peptidoglycan-binding domain-containing protein yields the protein MIRKSIPLIIILCVFTALLLSATFYKIEKSITSSTENKNINTDIPTKTSDVNNEIKPVSKSESSNKSVPTNTLANETQVVKEQKANSEIRKTDIDTSDYLSSLQCISYKLKQGETLTDIARKYESTCNLNSTIKMIKSINKIDDVNNINSQTIVNIPENALKRGTMYTVVAGDTWYKVASEYYPKYTTESVMKFLVYINNLPNNDLPLGEKIFLPAL from the coding sequence ATGATTAGAAAGTCAATTCCTTTAATAATAATACTGTGTGTGTTTACAGCTTTATTATTATCTGCCACATTTTATAAAATAGAGAAATCAATAACCTCATCAACTGAAAATAAAAATATTAATACTGATATTCCTACTAAAACTTCTGATGTCAATAATGAAATAAAGCCAGTTTCTAAAAGTGAAAGTTCTAATAAGAGTGTACCTACTAATACATTAGCAAATGAAACGCAAGTTGTTAAAGAGCAAAAGGCTAACAGTGAAATTAGAAAAACTGATATTGATACATCTGATTATTTGAGTAGCTTACAATGCATTAGTTATAAATTGAAACAAGGAGAAACTTTGACTGATATTGCTAGAAAATATGAAAGTACTTGCAATCTAAACAGTACAATTAAGATGATAAAATCAATAAATAAAATTGATGATGTAAATAATATAAATTCTCAAACTATTGTAAATATACCAGAGAATGCACTTAAACGTGGAACAATGTATACAGTAGTGGCAGGTGATACATGGTATAAAGTAGCCAGTGAATATTATCCTAAATACACTACTGAATCTGTAATGAAGTTTCTAGTATATATAAATAATTTACCTAATAATGATTTGCCTTTAGGAGAAAAGATTTTTTTACCAGCTTTATAG
- a CDS encoding AAA family ATPase → MKKKLPIGIDDFKTLIENDYYFVDKSLLIKEFINNSANIILTPRPRRFGKTLNMSMIKYFFDINTKDESRTLFDELNIKKDKQIMELQGKQPVIFITLKDTKFANFRDFTSAIRGLMSEVYKEYIYVLDSDNLLDADKEDFNKILYSKGDIPLLTNSIKNLSRYLCKYHDKKVILLIDEYDVPIQEAYINGYYDEVILFMRNLLGSVLKGNLYIEKALLTGILRVAKESIFSGLNNLEVDTIIRNKFSDKFGFLENEIDEILSYYENNNVNIDKNMIKEWYNGYIFGNNIIYNPWSVLNYIDNREEGFKPYWINSSENALVKKILSNGNEEIKKEFEYLIENKTIEKVIDDNVIMGEIEGSSESVWSFLLMTGYLKAVKKENIEGILKCDLAIPNKEVYIYFKNMILKWFDDSLSMLKYRTMLNALVNGDIRNFGALFKGFVINNVSYFDVSGKEPEKVYHAFVLGMLVSLSDNYEVKSNKESGYGRYDVMIIPKDASKYGIVIEFKKIDEFLSDTIEEATKEALEQIENKKYAQELLSRGINNIIKLAIVFKNKEVEITQGS, encoded by the coding sequence ATTAAAAAGAAGCTGCCAATTGGAATAGATGATTTTAAAACGTTAATAGAAAATGATTATTATTTTGTAGATAAGAGCTTACTTATAAAAGAATTTATAAATAATTCTGCTAATATAATTTTAACTCCTAGACCAAGAAGATTCGGCAAGACTTTAAATATGAGTATGATTAAATACTTCTTTGATATAAATACTAAAGATGAGTCTAGAACATTATTTGATGAATTAAATATAAAAAAAGATAAGCAAATTATGGAGTTACAAGGAAAACAGCCGGTTATTTTTATAACGCTTAAGGATACTAAATTTGCTAATTTTAGAGATTTTACATCAGCAATAAGAGGTCTTATGTCAGAAGTGTATAAAGAATATATATATGTTTTAGACAGTGATAATCTGTTAGATGCAGATAAAGAAGATTTCAACAAAATACTCTATAGTAAAGGTGATATTCCGCTGTTAACAAATTCAATAAAAAATTTAAGCAGGTATCTATGCAAATATCATGATAAAAAAGTAATATTACTTATAGATGAGTATGATGTGCCAATACAAGAAGCATATATAAATGGATATTATGATGAGGTAATATTATTTATGAGAAATTTATTAGGTTCGGTGCTTAAAGGTAATTTATATATAGAAAAAGCATTGCTTACTGGAATACTTCGGGTAGCCAAAGAAAGTATTTTTTCAGGACTTAATAATTTGGAGGTAGATACAATAATCAGAAACAAATTTAGTGATAAGTTTGGCTTCTTGGAAAATGAGATAGATGAGATTTTATCATATTATGAAAATAACAATGTTAATATAGATAAGAATATGATTAAAGAATGGTACAATGGATATATTTTTGGAAACAATATCATATACAATCCATGGTCAGTACTAAATTATATTGATAATCGGGAAGAGGGATTTAAACCTTACTGGATTAATAGTAGTGAAAATGCTTTAGTTAAGAAAATTCTTTCAAATGGAAACGAGGAAATAAAGAAAGAATTTGAATATTTAATAGAAAATAAAACTATTGAAAAAGTTATAGATGATAATGTAATTATGGGAGAGATTGAAGGATCTAGTGAGAGCGTATGGAGTTTTTTACTTATGACAGGATATTTAAAGGCTGTCAAAAAAGAAAATATAGAAGGTATTTTAAAGTGTGATTTAGCAATTCCCAATAAAGAGGTTTATATATATTTTAAGAATATGATATTAAAGTGGTTTGATGATAGCTTAAGTATGTTAAAGTATAGGACTATGCTTAATGCTTTGGTAAATGGAGATATAAGAAACTTTGGAGCATTATTTAAAGGTTTTGTCATAAATAATGTAAGTTATTTTGATGTCTCAGGAAAGGAACCAGAAAAGGTTTATCATGCGTTTGTTCTTGGAATGTTAGTGTCACTTTCTGATAATTATGAAGTAAAATCAAATAAAGAAAGTGGGTATGGAAGGTATGATGTAATGATAATACCAAAGGATGCTTCAAAATATGGGATAGTAATAGAGTTTAAAAAGATAGATGAATTCTTAAGCGATACAATAGAAGAAGCAACCAAAGAAGCTTTAGAGCAAATAGAGAACAAAAAATATGCACAAGAGCTTTTAAGCAGAGGGATAAATAATATTATAAAACTTGCCATCGTATTTAAAAATAAAGAAGTGGAAATAACTCAAGGCAGTTAA
- a CDS encoding aspartate kinase, protein MNTIVTKFGGSSLADATQFKKVKEIIFSNPERRYVVPSAPGKRNSKDSKITDLLYLCHAHVSTGISFDDVFNHITDRYCNIVKDLNLDFDITEHLNIIKKDLEEGASSDYAASRGEYLNGLILANYLGFQFVDAKDVMVFNSDGSLDSKATDSALHYKLSKISKAVIPGFYGADKDGNIITFSRGGSDVTGALVASSINADLYENWTDVSGFLMADPRIIDNPKPISKITYSELRELSYMGASVLHEDAIFPVREVGIPINIKNTNKPQDEGTFIVKNTDGSMKPTTVTGIAGKKDFTVISISKASMNSELGFCRKILSILEQHNISFENMPSGIDTVCFVIQDTQLKNKKDVVVEEIKRACNPDSIEIHPNLAMIATVGRGMAKQRGTAAKIFTALSNAEINIRMIDQGSSEMNILVGIENDDFEKGIAAIYNAFN, encoded by the coding sequence ATGAACACAATTGTAACAAAATTTGGTGGAAGTTCACTAGCAGATGCAACTCAATTTAAAAAAGTTAAAGAAATAATCTTTTCAAATCCAGAAAGAAGATATGTAGTACCATCTGCACCTGGAAAAAGAAATTCTAAAGATTCAAAGATTACTGATTTATTATATCTTTGCCACGCTCACGTTTCTACTGGAATATCTTTTGATGATGTTTTTAATCATATAACAGATAGATATTGTAATATCGTTAAAGATTTAAATTTAGACTTTGATATTACAGAACATTTAAACATCATAAAAAAAGATCTTGAAGAAGGGGCTTCAAGTGATTATGCTGCAAGTAGAGGTGAATACTTAAACGGATTAATACTTGCTAACTATCTTGGCTTTCAATTTGTTGATGCTAAAGACGTTATGGTTTTTAATAGCGACGGTTCCTTAGATTCTAAGGCGACAGATTCAGCCCTTCATTATAAATTATCTAAAATTTCTAAGGCTGTAATTCCTGGCTTTTATGGAGCAGATAAAGACGGAAATATAATCACATTCTCAAGAGGTGGTTCTGATGTAACAGGAGCTTTAGTTGCTTCAAGCATCAATGCTGATCTTTATGAGAATTGGACAGATGTTTCAGGATTTTTAATGGCAGATCCTAGAATAATAGATAATCCAAAACCAATAAGCAAAATAACTTATTCAGAACTTAGAGAACTTTCTTATATGGGTGCTTCTGTATTACATGAAGATGCAATATTCCCAGTAAGAGAAGTTGGAATTCCAATAAATATAAAAAATACAAACAAACCTCAAGACGAAGGTACTTTTATCGTAAAAAATACAGATGGCTCAATGAAACCAACAACTGTAACAGGTATAGCTGGTAAAAAAGATTTCACAGTTATTTCAATATCTAAAGCATCAATGAATTCAGAGCTTGGTTTCTGTAGAAAAATTTTATCAATACTTGAACAGCATAATATTTCATTTGAAAATATGCCTTCTGGAATAGATACAGTATGCTTTGTAATTCAAGACACTCAATTGAAGAACAAAAAGGATGTTGTTGTGGAAGAAATTAAAAGAGCATGCAACCCAGACAGTATAGAAATCCATCCAAATTTAGCTATGATTGCTACTGTTGGACGTGGAATGGCTAAACAAAGAGGCACTGCTGCTAAGATATTTACAGCTCTTTCAAATGCTGAAATCAACATTAGAATGATAGACCAAGGTTCTAGTGAGATGAACATATTAGTTGGTATAGAAAATGATGATTTTGAAAAAGGAATTGCTGCAATATATAACGCATTTAATTAG
- the glnA gene encoding type I glutamate--ammonia ligase — MAKYTKEDIINLVKENGVKFIRLQFTDIFGTLKNVAITDRQLEKALNNECMFDGSSIDGFVRIEESDMNLRPNLDSFVIFPWRPQQGKVARLICDVYKPDGKPFEGDPRYILKRAIADAAELGYTMNVGPECEFFLFETDENGNATTNTQDKGGYFDLAPTDLGENARRDMTLALEEMGFEIEASHHEVAEGQNEIDFKYGDALTTADSIMTFKLVVKSIAQRHGLHASFMPKPIFGINGSGMHVNMSLFKDGKNVFVDENDKNGLSPIAYNFIAGLLKNIKGLAAVTNPLVNSYKRLVPGYEAPVYLAWSCKNRTALIRVPAARGAGTRVELRCPDPSSNPYLVLAALLQAGLDGIKNNLQPPAEVEANIFAMTDEERKANGIDNLPNNLYEAVQFMRESELAKSALGDHVYNNYLEGKAAEWDDYRTKVHDWELENYLNRY, encoded by the coding sequence ATGGCAAAGTACACAAAGGAAGATATCATTAACTTAGTAAAGGAAAATGGAGTTAAATTTATAAGACTTCAATTTACAGATATCTTTGGAACATTAAAAAACGTAGCAATTACAGACAGACAGTTAGAAAAAGCATTAAATAATGAATGTATGTTTGATGGATCATCTATTGATGGTTTCGTTAGAATTGAAGAATCTGACATGAATTTAAGACCGAACTTAGATAGTTTTGTAATTTTCCCATGGAGACCGCAACAAGGCAAGGTTGCAAGATTAATCTGTGACGTTTATAAACCAGATGGAAAGCCATTTGAAGGTGATCCAAGATATATCTTAAAGAGAGCTATAGCAGATGCAGCTGAACTTGGATATACAATGAATGTTGGACCTGAATGTGAATTTTTCTTATTTGAAACTGATGAAAATGGTAATGCAACAACAAACACTCAAGATAAAGGTGGGTACTTTGATTTAGCACCTACAGATTTGGGAGAAAATGCAAGACGTGACATGACTTTAGCATTAGAAGAAATGGGATTTGAGATTGAAGCATCTCACCATGAAGTTGCTGAAGGTCAAAATGAAATTGACTTTAAATATGGTGATGCATTAACTACAGCTGATAGTATTATGACATTCAAGCTAGTTGTTAAGTCTATTGCACAAAGACACGGATTACATGCATCATTTATGCCAAAGCCAATTTTCGGAATTAATGGTTCAGGAATGCATGTTAATATGTCATTATTCAAGGATGGAAAGAATGTCTTTGTTGATGAAAATGATAAGAATGGCTTAAGTCCAATAGCTTATAACTTTATAGCAGGATTATTAAAGAATATAAAAGGTCTTGCAGCTGTTACTAACCCATTAGTTAATTCATACAAGAGATTAGTACCAGGATATGAAGCACCAGTTTATTTAGCTTGGTCTTGTAAAAACAGAACAGCATTAATAAGAGTACCAGCAGCTAGAGGCGCAGGAACTAGAGTTGAGCTTAGATGTCCAGATCCAAGTTCTAACCCATATTTAGTATTAGCAGCTCTATTACAAGCAGGATTAGATGGTATTAAAAACAATCTACAACCACCAGCAGAAGTTGAAGCAAATATTTTTGCTATGACTGATGAGGAAAGAAAAGCTAACGGAATTGATAACTTACCTAATAACTTATATGAAGCAGTTCAATTCATGAGAGAGAGTGAGTTAGCTAAGTCAGCTTTAGGAGATCATGTATACAACAATTATCTTGAAGGTAAAGCAGCTGAGTGGGATGATTATAGAACTAAAGTACATGACTGGGAATTAGAAAACTATCTTAATAGATATTAA
- the gltB gene encoding glutamate synthase large subunit, translated as MERNNPNAQGLYNPCFEHDACGIGTIVNIDGEKSHEILSDCLTILEKLEHRGGTGADEHTGDGAGILFNIPHKFFQEELKSKGMTLGNEGDYAVAMVFLPQEEKARKEAMSLFEDISKEEGLELIGWREVQTNPSILGKASLEAMPAIMQAFVRRPNGIKPGKDFERNLYIVRRNIEKRAGWISKFLNETFYIASFSSKTIVYKGMLLSTQLREFYKDLEDERVETSLALVHSRYSTNTFPSWERAHPNRFMIHNGEINTLRGNVNKVYSRETNVKSRALGKDLNRVLPIINKEGSDSAIFDNNLEFLYMNGMDLTRAIMMAIPEPWYKSKTMSKEMKAFYEYNATLMEPWDGPAAIVFTDGEKVGAVLDRNGLRPSRYYITKDRRLILSSEVGALDIPAEIVEKKDRLMPGRMLLVDTVKKEVIDDEELKNSYANQYPYGEWLKENLITLDKMNESKKFKIEYDKETRKKLEKAFGYTYEEVKTTMLPMAETGAEPLAAMGVDVPLAVLSKNSQPLFNYFKQLFAQVTNPPIDAIREEIVTASNVYLGPEGNILEDKASNCELIKLDSPIINDEELAKIKAYNKGNLKSKVIDIVFDKGGSLEEALNETFEKAQDAYEKGYTIFILSDRNISEAKVPIPSLLAVSALHQYLVKKGTRTSVALILESGEPREIHHFATLLGFGASAINPYMAYESLRGLIEEGLLDLEYDKAVYNYNKAVLKGIIKILSKMGISTIQSYQGAQIFEAIGIGKEVIDKYFTNTISRIDGIGLAEIQKEAEINHKNGFKEKTYAADFSLDSPGYEKLRSGEDSGEEHLYNPLTIHKLQEATKTSNYELFKEYTSLIDDEKAEITLRGLLEFNYNSKAIPLEEVEPVSEIVKRFKTGAMSYGSISKEAHEALAIAMNRIGGKSNTGEGGEDKDRWTKDANGDSRRSSIKQIASGRFGVTSEYLVNADELQIKLAQGAKPGEGGQLPGTKVYPWIAKTRHSTTGVGLISPPPHHDIYSIEDLAQLIYDLKNSNTGARVSVKLVSECGVGTVAAGVAKGGAEVILISGYDGGTGASPKNSIKNAGLPWELGLAEAHQTLLLNDLRERVRVEVDGKLMSGRDVAIAALLGAEEFGFATAPLVTLGCVMMRVCNLDTCPVGVATQNEELRKRFKGKPEYVVNFMYFIAQELREIMASLGFRNIDEMVGRVDKLKQRENIHGWKAKNVDLSSILYTPDKYKGKVVKFDETKKYDFKLERVLDQKVFLSQFKDAIEKKEKVNFEIDITNTDRTLGTILGSEITRVNGSDGLTEDSITIKCNGAAGQSFGSFIPSGLTFEVEGDANDYLGKGLSGGKIIVYPPKKSTFVAEDNILIGNVALYGATSGKVFINGIAGERFCVRNSGATAVVEGVGAHGLEYMTGGKVVVLGKTGINFAAGMSGGIAYIYEEDPNFRINLNEEMILLEELSLEDEEELKNLIEEHVKVTGSPKGNKILYNFETEKSKFHKIIPKDYKRVLETVEKHKNLGCDEDEALIKTFQEIKGN; from the coding sequence ATGGAAAGAAATAATCCGAATGCACAGGGGTTATATAATCCATGTTTTGAACATGATGCTTGTGGAATTGGGACTATAGTAAACATTGATGGTGAGAAATCTCATGAAATATTATCAGATTGTTTAACTATCCTAGAAAAGCTAGAGCATAGAGGTGGTACAGGCGCTGATGAACATACAGGAGATGGAGCAGGAATATTATTTAATATACCACACAAATTCTTTCAGGAAGAATTGAAATCAAAAGGTATGACTCTCGGAAACGAAGGGGATTACGCTGTTGCTATGGTATTTTTACCACAAGAAGAAAAGGCAAGAAAAGAAGCTATGAGCCTTTTTGAAGATATATCAAAGGAAGAAGGACTTGAACTAATTGGGTGGAGAGAAGTTCAAACAAACCCTTCAATACTTGGAAAAGCATCGCTAGAAGCAATGCCTGCAATAATGCAAGCTTTTGTAAGAAGACCAAATGGAATAAAACCAGGAAAAGATTTCGAAAGAAATTTATATATTGTTAGAAGAAATATAGAAAAAAGAGCAGGATGGATAAGTAAATTCCTAAATGAAACTTTCTACATAGCGTCTTTTTCATCAAAGACAATAGTATATAAAGGGATGTTACTATCTACACAGCTTAGAGAATTTTATAAAGATTTAGAAGATGAAAGAGTTGAAACATCTTTGGCATTAGTACATTCAAGATATAGTACTAATACATTCCCAAGTTGGGAAAGAGCTCATCCTAATAGATTTATGATTCACAATGGTGAAATTAATACACTTCGTGGAAATGTTAATAAGGTTTATTCTAGAGAAACAAATGTTAAATCTAGAGCACTTGGAAAAGATTTAAACAGAGTGTTACCTATCATAAATAAAGAAGGATCAGACTCTGCGATATTTGATAACAATTTAGAATTCTTATATATGAATGGAATGGATTTAACTAGAGCTATTATGATGGCAATTCCAGAACCATGGTATAAGAGTAAAACTATGAGTAAAGAAATGAAAGCTTTTTATGAATATAATGCTACACTAATGGAACCATGGGATGGTCCAGCAGCTATCGTATTTACAGATGGCGAAAAAGTTGGTGCAGTTTTAGATAGAAATGGTTTAAGACCATCAAGATATTATATAACTAAAGATAGAAGACTTATTCTTTCTTCAGAAGTTGGTGCATTGGATATACCAGCTGAAATTGTTGAAAAGAAAGATAGATTAATGCCAGGTAGAATGTTACTTGTAGATACAGTTAAGAAAGAAGTTATAGATGACGAAGAATTAAAAAATTCTTATGCTAATCAATATCCTTATGGAGAATGGTTAAAAGAAAATCTGATTACTTTAGATAAAATGAATGAAAGTAAGAAGTTCAAGATTGAATATGATAAGGAAACTAGAAAGAAATTAGAAAAAGCTTTTGGATATACTTATGAGGAAGTAAAAACAACAATGCTTCCAATGGCTGAAACTGGAGCTGAACCATTAGCGGCTATGGGTGTAGACGTTCCTTTAGCAGTATTATCAAAGAATTCTCAACCGTTATTTAATTACTTCAAGCAGTTATTTGCACAAGTAACTAATCCTCCTATTGATGCTATTAGAGAAGAAATAGTTACAGCTTCTAATGTTTATCTTGGACCAGAGGGTAATATATTAGAAGATAAAGCATCAAATTGTGAGTTGATTAAACTCGATTCACCAATAATTAATGATGAAGAATTAGCTAAAATAAAGGCTTATAATAAAGGAAACTTAAAATCAAAAGTAATTGATATTGTATTTGATAAAGGTGGCTCTTTAGAGGAAGCATTAAATGAAACGTTTGAAAAAGCTCAAGATGCTTATGAAAAGGGATATACTATATTTATATTATCTGATAGAAATATAAGTGAGGCAAAAGTTCCTATTCCGTCATTACTTGCAGTATCAGCACTTCATCAATATTTGGTTAAAAAAGGAACAAGAACTTCAGTTGCTCTAATACTTGAAAGTGGAGAGCCTAGAGAGATTCACCATTTTGCTACATTGCTTGGATTTGGTGCTTCTGCTATAAATCCATATATGGCTTATGAAAGCTTAAGAGGATTAATTGAAGAAGGATTACTTGATTTAGAATATGATAAAGCTGTTTACAACTATAATAAAGCAGTGCTTAAAGGTATAATTAAAATACTTTCAAAAATGGGTATTTCAACAATACAATCTTATCAAGGAGCACAAATTTTTGAAGCTATAGGAATTGGAAAAGAAGTTATTGATAAATACTTTACTAATACTATAAGCAGAATCGATGGAATTGGACTCGCTGAAATTCAAAAAGAAGCAGAGATAAACCACAAAAATGGATTTAAAGAAAAAACTTATGCAGCAGACTTTTCGTTAGATTCTCCAGGATATGAAAAGCTTAGATCAGGAGAAGATAGTGGAGAAGAGCATTTATATAATCCATTAACTATTCATAAACTTCAAGAAGCTACTAAAACATCAAATTATGAATTATTTAAAGAATATACTTCTTTAATTGATGATGAAAAAGCTGAAATCACTTTAAGAGGATTATTAGAATTTAACTATAATTCTAAGGCAATTCCACTTGAAGAAGTTGAGCCAGTTTCAGAAATTGTTAAGAGATTTAAGACAGGAGCAATGTCTTATGGATCAATTTCTAAAGAAGCTCATGAAGCACTTGCTATTGCCATGAACAGAATTGGCGGTAAGTCTAACACTGGTGAAGGTGGAGAAGATAAGGATAGATGGACTAAAGATGCAAATGGGGATTCAAGAAGATCTTCAATAAAGCAAATTGCATCTGGTAGATTTGGAGTAACTTCAGAGTATTTAGTAAATGCAGATGAACTTCAAATAAAACTAGCACAAGGAGCAAAACCTGGTGAAGGTGGTCAATTACCTGGAACTAAGGTTTACCCATGGATTGCTAAAACTAGACATTCAACTACAGGGGTTGGTCTTATATCACCACCACCTCATCATGATATTTACTCAATAGAAGATTTAGCTCAATTAATATATGATTTAAAGAATTCAAACACTGGAGCTAGAGTATCTGTTAAGTTAGTTTCAGAATGTGGAGTTGGAACTGTTGCAGCTGGTGTTGCTAAAGGTGGAGCAGAAGTAATATTAATTTCAGGGTATGATGGAGGAACAGGTGCATCACCTAAAAACTCAATCAAAAATGCCGGACTTCCTTGGGAACTTGGACTAGCTGAAGCTCACCAAACATTACTTCTTAACGATTTAAGAGAAAGAGTTAGAGTTGAAGTAGACGGTAAACTTATGAGTGGACGTGATGTTGCTATAGCTGCCCTTCTTGGAGCAGAAGAATTTGGCTTTGCAACTGCACCATTAGTAACTTTAGGTTGTGTTATGATGAGAGTTTGTAATCTAGATACTTGTCCAGTTGGAGTTGCAACTCAAAATGAAGAGCTTAGAAAGAGATTTAAAGGAAAACCAGAATATGTAGTTAACTTTATGTACTTTATAGCTCAAGAACTAAGAGAAATTATGGCAAGTCTTGGATTTAGAAATATTGATGAAATGGTTGGTAGAGTAGACAAACTTAAGCAGAGAGAAAATATTCATGGCTGGAAAGCTAAGAATGTTGATTTAAGCTCAATACTTTACACTCCAGATAAGTATAAAGGAAAAGTTGTTAAGTTTGATGAAACTAAGAAATACGACTTTAAATTAGAAAGAGTGCTAGATCAAAAAGTATTCTTAAGCCAATTTAAAGACGCTATAGAAAAGAAAGAAAAAGTAAACTTTGAAATTGATATAACTAATACTGATAGAACACTTGGAACTATTCTTGGATCTGAAATAACAAGAGTAAATGGTTCAGATGGATTAACAGAAGATTCTATTACTATTAAGTGTAATGGAGCTGCAGGTCAAAGTTTTGGTTCATTCATTCCAAGTGGATTAACCTTTGAAGTTGAAGGAGATGCTAATGATTACTTAGGTAAGGGATTATCAGGTGGTAAAATTATAGTATATCCTCCAAAGAAATCAACATTTGTAGCAGAAGATAATATCTTGATTGGAAATGTTGCTTTATATGGTGCAACTTCAGGAAAAGTATTTATAAATGGTATTGCAGGTGAAAGATTCTGCGTTAGAAATTCAGGAGCGACTGCTGTTGTTGAAGGAGTTGGAGCTCACGGATTAGAGTACATGACAGGTGGTAAGGTTGTTGTTTTAGGTAAAACAGGAATTAACTTTGCTGCTGGTATGAGTGGCGGAATTGCTTACATTTATGAAGAGGATCCAAACTTTAGAATAAACTTAAATGAAGAAATGATTCTATTAGAAGAGTTAAGCTTAGAAGATGAAGAAGAATTAAAGAACTTAATTGAAGAACATGTGAAAGTTACAGGCTCTCCTAAAGGAAATAAAATATTATACAACTTTGAGACAGAAAAATCTAAATTCCACAAAATAATTCCAAAGGATTATAAGAGAGTATTGGAAACTGTTGAAAAGCATAAGAATCTTGGATGTGATGAGGATGAAGCATTAATTAAAACTTTCCAAGAAATTAAAGGAAATTAG
- a CDS encoding ANTAR domain-containing response regulator encodes MAQDGRIIIALSNIETAKKLKSLLMQEGYEIIALCASGNELIRLVMQHSPDLVLVGYKFKDMSLLDVYETLVDVTSFLAIVNEPYKSFIEEDTDIYCIGTKISNVLLTNAINLIFQSKKRIKKLRDQVEKLEHTLEDRKLIEKAKGQLMKTSGLTENEAFRYMQKISMDSGKRMKDIASLILSENE; translated from the coding sequence ATGGCTCAAGATGGAAGAATTATTATAGCTTTAAGCAATATTGAGACAGCAAAAAAATTAAAGAGTTTACTAATGCAGGAAGGCTATGAAATCATAGCATTATGTGCTTCAGGAAATGAATTAATTAGATTAGTTATGCAACATTCCCCAGACCTAGTCTTAGTAGGATATAAATTCAAGGATATGAGTTTACTAGATGTTTATGAAACACTAGTAGATGTAACTAGTTTTTTAGCTATCGTAAATGAGCCTTATAAATCATTTATAGAAGAAGATACTGATATATATTGTATTGGTACCAAAATCTCTAATGTTCTCTTAACTAATGCTATAAATTTAATTTTTCAAAGCAAAAAGAGAATCAAGAAGCTAAGGGATCAAGTTGAAAAGTTAGAACATACTCTAGAAGATAGAAAGCTTATCGAAAAGGCTAAGGGTCAACTCATGAAAACTTCAGGACTTACGGAGAATGAAGCTTTTAGATATATGCAGAAGATAAGTATGGATTCTGGGAAAAGAATGAAAGATATTGCGAGTTTAATATTAAGTGAAAATGAATAA